A window of Thermococcus sp. MV5 contains these coding sequences:
- a CDS encoding glycosyltransferase family 2 protein — MLRGKTISVIIPAYNEAKRIGSVLSKIPDFIDEIIVVDDGSKDNTSEVAENWGAKVIRLKQNQGKGAAMKAGINEASGDIIVFMDADGQHNPKEIEKLIIPIINDEADFVIGSRLIKTQGKRPLIRRLSNFLSTFLIKLKLGIEVKDTQSGFRAIKREFLPEIESKRYEVETELLIKAVKKGARVKETPVERIYGIETGHFRFEDIIRFLKVLFKY, encoded by the coding sequence ATGTTAAGGGGGAAAACTATTAGTGTCATCATTCCTGCCTACAATGAAGCAAAGAGGATTGGTAGTGTTCTTTCCAAAATTCCAGATTTTATTGACGAGATCATAGTTGTGGATGATGGAAGTAAAGACAATACTTCTGAAGTTGCAGAAAACTGGGGAGCAAAAGTGATTAGACTAAAACAAAATCAAGGAAAAGGAGCAGCTATGAAAGCAGGAATTAATGAAGCAAGTGGAGATATAATAGTTTTTATGGATGCAGATGGACAGCACAACCCCAAAGAGATAGAAAAGCTCATTATACCAATAATAAATGATGAAGCAGACTTTGTAATCGGATCCAGATTGATAAAAACTCAGGGGAAAAGACCACTAATTAGAAGGCTCAGTAATTTCTTGAGCACTTTCTTGATAAAGCTCAAACTGGGAATTGAAGTAAAAGATACTCAAAGCGGCTTCAGAGCTATTAAGAGAGAGTTTTTACCAGAAATCGAGAGCAAACGATATGAAGTAGAGACAGAACTCCTAATAAAAGCCGTAAAGAAAGGAGCAAGAGTTAAAGAGACCCCAGTAGAGCGAATCTATGGGATCGAAACAGGTCACTTCCGATTTGAAGACATTATAAGATTCCTAAAAGTCCTTTTCAAATATTAA
- a CDS encoding peptidase M54, giving the protein MELIGFVHVGNTFNERLIARVYRKVNAYFKSKYLPIRLVYLGELELGPAYLVNIQTKEGSVKGYPLEGITELLHANLIHKQEELMQKRRIREERKEGKSKNISRMNKIFGIVNFPLVSRNPYLDFYEKFLGIQQNFHDLRVMVLSIKPFEDKNEEIFEKRLFKGILHEIGHAFGLDHCQNDCVMNPPKLIAEWDLRKEDFCKECFLELKENVKGENY; this is encoded by the coding sequence ATGGAGCTCATAGGATTTGTTCACGTAGGCAATACGTTCAATGAAAGGCTCATTGCTAGAGTTTACAGAAAGGTTAATGCATATTTCAAATCAAAGTACCTGCCGATAAGGCTAGTTTATTTAGGAGAGCTTGAATTGGGACCGGCTTACTTAGTTAATATCCAAACGAAAGAGGGAAGTGTTAAAGGATACCCCCTTGAGGGAATCACCGAACTTTTACATGCAAATCTCATTCACAAACAAGAAGAGCTTATGCAAAAAAGGCGAATAAGAGAAGAGAGGAAAGAAGGTAAAAGTAAGAATATTTCGAGGATGAATAAGATTTTTGGCATAGTAAACTTCCCCCTAGTTTCAAGAAATCCCTACCTTGATTTTTACGAAAAGTTTCTGGGAATTCAACAAAACTTTCATGATCTTAGAGTAATGGTCCTCTCTATAAAACCTTTTGAAGACAAAAATGAAGAAATTTTTGAAAAAAGACTCTTCAAAGGTATTTTACATGAAATTGGACATGCTTTTGGTTTAGACCATTGCCAGAACGACTGTGTCATGAATCCACCAAAACTTATTGCAGAGTGGGATCTAAGAAAAGAAGATTTCTGTAAAGAGTGTTTCTTGGAGCTGAAAGAGAATGTTAAGGGGGAAAACTATTAG
- a CDS encoding MoaD/ThiS family protein produces the protein MVRIRLMGAFAHLAKARELEVKLEGQKTVDEILREVIPRYDEFHDKIIFINGKPAKGTALVEEGDEIKIMPVLSGG, from the coding sequence ATGGTTAGAATTAGACTTATGGGAGCTTTTGCTCATCTTGCAAAGGCAAGGGAACTTGAAGTTAAGCTTGAAGGTCAAAAAACCGTCGATGAAATTCTCCGGGAAGTGATTCCTAGGTATGACGAATTTCATGATAAAATAATATTCATTAACGGTAAGCCAGCAAAAGGGACAGCGTTAGTGGAAGAAGGGGATGAAATAAAGATTATGCCTGTCCTAAGTGGAGGCTAG
- the crcB gene encoding fluoride efflux transporter CrcB, with product MNLKVLLAVGIGGMLGAITRYSIAGMFPVYKDLPVGTLLVNSVASFLLGYLYGLIFFGYEVSSNWRAFFGTGFCGGLSTFSTFSYETFSLLREREHFLAFLNVSANVIITVGLVFLGFFLARR from the coding sequence ATGAATCTCAAAGTACTTCTAGCAGTTGGCATCGGAGGGATGCTGGGAGCTATAACCCGTTATAGTATTGCTGGTATGTTCCCTGTTTATAAGGATCTACCTGTGGGTACACTTTTGGTAAACAGCGTAGCCAGTTTTCTGCTTGGTTATCTTTATGGCTTGATTTTCTTTGGCTATGAAGTTTCTTCAAATTGGAGGGCTTTCTTTGGAACAGGCTTTTGTGGAGGCCTGAGCACTTTTTCGACTTTTTCCTATGAGACGTTTAGTCTTTTGAGGGAACGAGAACACTTTCTTGCTTTCTTAAATGTCTCAGCAAACGTTATAATAACCGTAGGCTTAGTATTCTTAGGATTTTTCCTTGCAAGGAGGTGA
- a CDS encoding DUF190 domain-containing protein: MVEIEHWNTLRMRIYIGENDSWHGRPLYKVIVERLKEMGLAGATVYRGIYGFGKKSRVHSSDVLRLSMDLPIIIEAIDRGHMIEKAINEIKTMIKDGMITIEPVIVVWVGTKEEVSRFEEDAVREE; the protein is encoded by the coding sequence ATGGTTGAAATCGAACATTGGAATACGCTCCGCATGAGAATTTATATTGGAGAAAATGATAGTTGGCATGGTAGGCCATTGTATAAGGTGATAGTGGAGAGATTAAAAGAAATGGGGCTTGCTGGGGCCACGGTATATAGAGGCATCTATGGATTCGGGAAAAAGAGTAGAGTGCACTCAAGTGATGTTCTAAGACTTTCTATGGATCTACCAATAATAATTGAAGCAATTGATAGAGGACACATGATAGAAAAAGCCATAAACGAAATTAAAACGATGATAAAGGATGGTATGATAACTATTGAGCCAGTTATAGTAGTGTGGGTTGGAACAAAAGAAGAAGTAAGTAGGTTTGAAGAAGATGCTGTTAGGGAGGAATAG
- the coaBC gene encoding bifunctional phosphopantothenoylcysteine decarboxylase/phosphopantothenate--cysteine ligase CoaBC: protein MLHHVKLIYATKSRKLVGKKIVLAIPGSIAAVECVKLARELIRHGAEVHAVMSPSAQKIIHPYAMEFATGNKVITEITGSIEHVELCGEHENKADLVLVCPATANTISKIACGIDDTPVTTVVTTAFAHTPIMVAPAMHSTMYEHPIIKENIEKLKKLGVEFIGPRFEEGKAKIASIEEIVYRVLKKLHKKDLLGKKVLVTAGATREYIDPIRFITNKSSGKMGVAIAEEAELRGAEVTLIKTKGSVESFVEDQIEVETVGEMLEAIKNELMSKKYDVVVLAAAVSDFTPKEKAEKKIKSGQSMILELLPTPKIIQRIKEIQPNVFLVGFKAEYGVNEEELIIRARKQIEKAKSDVVIANKGEIAFESETNEVYWVTSEGHEKLPLMSKRELAERVWDKIKTML from the coding sequence ATGCTCCATCATGTCAAGCTTATATATGCAACGAAGAGTAGAAAACTTGTTGGAAAGAAGATAGTTCTTGCAATCCCTGGAAGTATAGCGGCTGTTGAATGTGTGAAGCTTGCAAGGGAGCTAATAAGGCATGGAGCTGAGGTTCATGCCGTTATGAGTCCAAGTGCTCAGAAGATAATTCACCCTTATGCTATGGAATTTGCTACGGGAAATAAAGTTATCACCGAGATTACAGGTTCCATAGAGCATGTTGAGCTCTGTGGAGAGCATGAAAATAAAGCAGATTTAGTTTTGGTTTGTCCAGCAACTGCAAACACAATATCAAAGATTGCATGTGGAATTGATGATACTCCGGTAACAACCGTAGTGACAACTGCTTTTGCTCATACTCCTATCATGGTAGCTCCTGCTATGCATTCAACAATGTATGAACATCCAATAATCAAAGAGAACATTGAAAAGCTGAAAAAACTTGGTGTGGAGTTTATAGGCCCCCGTTTTGAGGAAGGAAAAGCAAAAATAGCAAGCATTGAGGAAATCGTATATCGGGTTCTCAAGAAGCTTCATAAAAAAGATTTACTCGGGAAAAAGGTTCTTGTTACGGCCGGTGCAACAAGGGAGTACATTGATCCAATAAGGTTTATCACAAATAAGAGTAGTGGCAAGATGGGGGTTGCTATAGCAGAGGAGGCAGAGTTAAGAGGAGCTGAGGTAACTTTGATAAAAACCAAGGGAAGCGTAGAGAGTTTTGTTGAAGATCAAATAGAGGTTGAAACTGTTGGTGAAATGCTAGAGGCTATAAAAAATGAGCTGATGAGTAAAAAATATGATGTTGTGGTTTTAGCAGCAGCAGTGAGTGATTTTACACCAAAAGAGAAAGCAGAAAAGAAAATAAAGAGTGGACAGAGCATGATTCTTGAGCTTCTCCCCACTCCGAAGATAATACAGAGGATTAAGGAAATTCAACCAAATGTGTTTTTAGTTGGATTTAAGGCTGAATATGGAGTTAACGAAGAAGAACTAATCATACGGGCTAGAAAACAGATAGAAAAGGCAAAGAGTGATGTTGTAATAGCCAATAAAGGAGAAATAGCGTTTGAAAGTGAAACCAATGAGGTTTACTGGGTTACTAGTGAAGGACATGAAAAACTGCCTCTCATGAGTAAAAGAGAACTGGCAGAAAGAGTTTGGGACAAAATAAAGACGATGCTCTAA
- a CDS encoding DUF835 domain-containing protein, whose amino-acid sequence MEVVHHVLLPMLFISSEDLLMGYSVFFSLPVVGLLRIGKMFKSFKEDNRIKASLEPGGYLYPSLNLDPIFTFLKNKDILVIGRNAPLFEKYGIPVLWISKVEKENTISPTDLVKLHYWAINSVTKDSVLILDGIEYLILENGFESVFKFLVHLKDHILMRKAIFIVVVDERALEKRHMSLLEREFERISPAYWKQQP is encoded by the coding sequence ATGGAAGTTGTTCATCATGTACTTTTGCCCATGTTATTTATTAGTTCAGAAGATTTATTAATGGGATATTCAGTTTTCTTTTCTCTACCGGTAGTTGGGCTATTGCGTATTGGAAAGATGTTTAAGTCATTTAAGGAAGACAATAGGATAAAGGCATCATTAGAGCCTGGTGGATATTTATATCCTTCTTTGAACCTCGATCCTATTTTCACTTTCCTAAAGAATAAAGATATTCTTGTTATTGGGAGAAATGCTCCTCTTTTTGAAAAATATGGAATTCCAGTTCTCTGGATTAGCAAGGTGGAAAAAGAGAATACGATAAGCCCAACGGATTTAGTAAAACTGCATTATTGGGCTATTAATTCAGTAACAAAAGATTCGGTCTTAATATTAGATGGGATTGAGTATTTAATCCTTGAAAATGGATTTGAATCGGTTTTTAAGTTTCTTGTGCATTTAAAAGATCATATTTTAATGAGAAAAGCGATTTTCATAGTGGTTGTAGACGAAAGAGCTCTTGAGAAAAGGCATATGTCCCTTTTAGAAAGGGAATTTGAGAGAATTTCACCTGCTTACTGGAAACAGCAACCTTAA